One Lutzomyia longipalpis isolate SR_M1_2022 chromosome 4, ASM2433408v1 DNA segment encodes these proteins:
- the LOC129796246 gene encoding 39S ribosomal protein L43, mitochondrial, whose amino-acid sequence MSNSNLFMKSGFPRAPLQNGVGRYICQLQRITLKYCKHHGGSKGMRDFLENSLLDYAKSNPGVVVYVKPRRHRAPVITAEYLNGEKQWINCNNRPHEEIIKWMELLRKQNSDSSAVRWRKLWHTDVPSIQGVWTPFTHRNPQQNLTQYPSESARQPIEWPTSATEILMEMYKKQEASKEQETDKEQ is encoded by the exons ATGTCGAATAGTAATCTTTTTATGAAGTCGGGCTTCCCAAGAGCGCCCCTTCAGAATGGTGTGGGTCGCTATATTTGCCAACTGCAACGAATAACCCTCAAATACTGCAAACATCACGGCGGGAGCAAAGGAATGAG GGATTTCCTCGAGAATAGCCTTCTGGACTATGCAAAATCCAATCCAGGAGTTGTTGTCTACGTAAAACCCCGCCGGCATCGTGCTCCAGTAATTACGGCAGAGTATT TAAATGGTGAGAAACAGTGGATTAATTGCAATAATCGCCCCCACgaggaaataataaaatggatGGAATTGCTGAGGAAGCAAAATAGTGATTCATCAGCTGTGCGTTGGAGGAAGCTCTGGCACACGGATGTGCCATCAATTCAGGGTGTCTGGACACCCTTTACCCATCGCAATCCTCAGCAGAATCTTACACAGTACCCCAGTGAAAGTGCACGACAACCCATAGAATGGCCAACGTCTGCCACGGAAATCCTTATGGAAATGTACAAGAAACAGGAAGCCAGTAAAGAGCAGGAAACTGACAAGGAGCAATGA
- the LOC129796100 gene encoding glycerol-3-phosphate acyltransferase 3 isoform X1 produces the protein MAFFQVIAGVTSSLMVTPVLMLILCIIFVGSLGKSFGIRRLYVNFLLKIFEYGRVNIETAKKSRYPEADDTETEGTTQAQTTITTADHAEKVIANGNGYLGKTPQQNGGNHLISRDPLILAPDAETTTKKEPTRKISSSDGETSDEFTGEENNFEFNLENCLDYVKAGMEAIIEDDVTSRFEAEELKNWNLLTRTNRHYEFISWRLTVIWMCGFFVRYTVLMPLRVLICFLGVAWAVVSFAIIGCIPMRGLRRRLNDEAFKITFRLISNSISAVIRFHNPEYRPRNCGFCVANHTSPIDISILSTDCTYSLVLWLVICTALVGSLPDNEFKRWTVPPILRHCFSILASSVSLVASYHNEENRPLNGICVANHTTPVDALVLMHDNCYSLIGQRHGGFLGVLQRALARASPHIWFERAEAKDRLAVAQRLRQHVSNPRNPPILIFPEGTCINNTSVMQFKKGSFEVGGVIYPVAIKYDARFGDAFWNSSRYSMMQYLYMMMTSWAIVCDVWYLPPMFRQEGESAIDFANRVKSVIAKQGGLVDLMWDGQLKRMKPKKEWRQKQQEEFTKRLKGE, from the exons TATGGACGAGTTAACATTGAGACAGCTAAAAAGTCTCGATATCCCGAAGCAGATGACACAGAAACAGAGGGTACAACACAAGCCCAGACAACCATTACAACGGCAGATCACGCGGAAAAGGTGATTGCCAATGGGAATGGTTATTTGGGGAAGACCCCACAACAAAATGGTGGGAATCACCTCATTTCACGTGATCCCCTCATTTTGGCTCCTGATGCGGAGACAACAACAAAGAAGGAGccaacaagaaaaatttccagcAGTGATGGTGAAACGTCTGATGAATTTACCGGAGAG gagaacaattttgaatttaatctgGAAAATTGTCTGGACTATGTGAAAGCGGGTATGGAGGCTATAATTGAGGATGATGTAACATCGCGCTTTGAAGCGGAAGAACTGAAGAATTGGAATCTTCTAACACGAACAAATCGACATTACGAATTTATCTCATGGCGTCTAACAGTTATATGGATGTGTGGTTTCTTTGTAAGATACACCGTCCTTATGCCACTGAGAGTACTCATTTGTTTCCTtggg GTTGCATGGGCAGTGGTATCATTTGCAATAATTGGATGTATACCAATGCGAGGGCTACGACGTCGTCTCAATGATGAGGCATTCAAAATTACATTCAGATTGATATCAAATTCAATATCAGCCGTCATTAGGTTCCACAATCCAGAATACAGGCCAAGAAATTGTGGTTTCTGCGTTGCTAATCACACATCACCAATTGATATATCAATTCTATCAACTGATTGCACTTATTCCCTG GTCTTGTGGCTGGTTATTTGTACAGCATTAGTGGGATCATTGCCAGATAATGAATTCAAAAGATGGACAGTACCACCAATTTTGAGGCATTGCTTCTCCATTCTGGCCAGTTCCGTATCACTGGTCGCTTCGTATCACAATGAAGAGAATCGACCACTAAATGGAATATGCGTTGCCAATCATACAACACCCGTCGATGCTCTTGTACTCATGCACGACAATTGTTACTCattg ATTGGGCAACGACATGGGGGCTTTTTGGGCGTTCTTCAGCGTGCCCTGGCTCGTGCATCGCCACATATTTGGTTTGAACGTGCCGAGGCGAAGGATCGTTTAGCTGTGGCCCAGCGTCTACGGCAACACGTGTCAAATCCCCGAAACCCACCGATTCTTATCTTCCCAGAGGGCACGTGCATCAATAATACGTCGGTGATGCAATTCAAAAAGGGGAGCTTTGAAGTTGGGGGCGTTATCTATCCAGTTGCCATTAA GTACGATGCACGTTTTGGCGATGCCTTTTGGAATAGTTCGAGATATTCAATGATGCAATATCTCTACATGATGATGACCTCGTGGGCCATTGTGTGCGATGTTTGGTATTTGCCGCCAATGTTCCGGCAAGAGGGTGAATCTGCGATTGATTTTGCAAATCGCGTCAAAAGTGTAATTGCAAAGCAGGGTGGCCTCGTGGATCTCATGTGGGATGGCCAATTGAAGCGTATGAAGCCAAAGAAGGAATGGCGGCAAAAGCAACAAGAAGAATTCACAAAGAGACTCAAAGGCGAATAA